The DNA window CATATTGAGAGTCCATCAACACCGATCGGTGAGCCAAGTTTTCCGGGATCAGCATCTCGATTTCCCTGTCTAAGGTTTATGGAGGCACGCATGTCATCTGTTTTGACGGGTGAATCCTTGGAAAGATGATTCCGATACTTTACCTCAGCCATTGCGGTTCAAGCATCGGGGGCGGTGAGAAGCAACTCGCGTATCTCGCTGAGAATATCGATCGAACGCGCTATCGTCCGCTCGTTGTTTGTCCTGATGACGGTGTTTTTGTGGAACACTTGAGGCGTGCCAATGTGCCCACAGTGATTCTTGATCTACCTCCGTGGCGTAAGGTGAAATCGTTAATAGCGAGATACGGAGCCGCAAAAAAATTGGTGCGTCTTGCCGAGACACACGGCGCACACTTAGTCCATACCTCGGATTCGTGGTTTAATCCGTATCTATGGTCGGTTAGAAAACAGTTGAAAATCCCTGTCGTTTCGCACGTCCGGAATCTCCTTACGTCTACACAGGTCCGAAAATACAGATTCGACCGGATGGACAGTATCATCGCTATCTCCGAGCAGAGTAGTGTCCCGCTGATTCAAGCAGGGATTGATGCCAAAAAGATTGATGTCGTCCATAATTGTGTCAATTTATCGGCTTTTCAACCGGCTTCTGAACCCATTCACTCGGCGAAATATGTCGTTGGTATTGTCGGTAGGATTGAACCCTTCAAACGTCAGAAAACGTTTGTTGAGATCGCCGCTCGGGTTGTTGCACACTGCAAGGAGATTAGATTTCACGTCGTCGGCGCCGCACTGGATACCGCAGAACACCGCACCTACGAGCATGAAGTCCGCCAGTTGGTAGCCAAATATGGGATACAGGCGTTCGTTCACTTCACAGGGCACCGCACCGATATGCCCAAGGCGATGCAGGAACTCGATCTACTCGTCACCCTTTCAGCGGGAAGTGTCATCGCGGAGGCGATGGCGGTAGGCAAACCTGTCATTGGCACCCCAGTTGGCAGCACGACTGAAATGATTGTTCATGGTGAAACGGGATACATTGTGCCATTAGATCCCATAGAGGAAATTGCGGACAAGATTATCGAGCTGGCTAAAGATTCAGATCGAAGCGGACGTATGGGACAGCGGGCAAGAAAATACGCTGAAGAAGCGTTCAGTGTTGAAAGGCATGTCCAAATGGTGGAGGACATTTATAAGAAATTGTTAATTACTGATTTTACGGGCAAATGATAGGTAGCAGCAGCCCGTAATGAAATGGAGGGGTTTTTGCTTGGGCGTTTCCCCTAGATCTACACAGAGGATCGTCGTTGGTTCAATTCACCTGACTGAACCGCAAGGTATAATTAAAAAACGTTTTGATGTATAATAACAGCATTACTTCCTTAGGAGGAACGGAAAAATGCTCACACATGAACAGCGTGATTTTTACGACGAGAAGGGTTACCTGGGTGTTGAAGCAGTGTTAACAGCAGAAGAGGTCGCGGATCTCCAACGCGTCACCGATGAATTCGTCGAAAAATCGAGAGAGGTTACCGAACATACCGACATCTTCGACCTGGAACCCGGACATACACAGGCGAACCCGCGTGTGCGGCGTATCAAAAATCCGGGGGTACACCACGTCGTTTACGATTACGCCTTACGGCACCCCAAGATTTTGGATATCGTAGAGCAACTCATCGGACCGGGGGTGCGGTATAATGGACATAAATTGAACATGAAGTATCCGGAGTTTGGAAGTCCGGTTGAATGGCATCAGGATTGGGCGTTCTACCCACACACCAACGACGATCTGCTCGCAGTCGGGGTCGTGATTGACGATATGACTGTAGAGAACGGCGCATTGATGATACTTCCCGGCTCCCACAAGGGACCGACGTTAGACCATCACCAGGACGGTGCCTTTATTGGTGCGGTTACTGACCCCGATTTCACACCGGAAGGTGCTGAACCTGTTGAGTTGAAGGCGGGTGGCATCACGATCCATCACGTTCGGGCACTGCACGGCTCTGCCCCGAATACTTCAGACAAACCGCGTCGCTTGATGCTTGCCCAATACTGTGCTGTAGATGCGTGGCCCCTGAAGGGCATTCCGGATTGGGAGACTTTCAATGACACGATTATCCGTGGCGAGCCGACGAATCAGCCACGTATGGTCGCTGCACCTGTGCGTATGCCGGAACCCTACGCAGAATTGAAAGGCTCCATCTACGAGGTGCAGTCCCTGCTTGATGATCCGCTTTATGCTAACAAGGGACAGTAGTTGAGACATCGGATAATTTCTGGACAAAATAGAAAATGCGAGGTTTTTACACCTCGCATTGGAATATAATAGGACTTACGCACTTCCTCGGTAGGTGCGGTTTCCCAACCGCACAGATTGCATTATTATTGATCGAATTCTCTGGTTTCGCGTAAGTCCTGTATAATTTACTTTTTGCTGACGAGGTAAAGGGTGTGTCAACTAAAGTTTAGTTAGCAACTTGCGCGCTGAAACCTACATCTGTAACCGCTTTCACGAGCGCGTCTTTCTCAACCTTGTCCTTCTCAATTTTCACCACAGCTTTATTTTCTTCCATAGAAACACTGACGACCTCAGTCACACCGGTAAGTTTTGTGAGTGCATCCTGCACTTTGCTGGTACACGCGCCTCATGTCATACCGGTCACAGCCAGCGTTACTTCTTCAATGGCTGGTGCTGCTGTTTGGGTTGGTGCCTCTTCTGCTTCTTTCTTTGCTGTGTCTGCACACGCAACCACAAATAACAGTGCTGCGAAACAGACAAATAGCATACTCACATTTAACTGACGCATACGTTTAATCCCCTTATGTGTAGGGACGATCTCTCGATCGCGCCTCTTCAACTTCAATGCTGATGGTTGAAACTTTATCCAATTAAGGCTGCAAGAGAAATAGGGTTTGCAACCTGCTTATATAGAGAAAGGGTGGGGAACCCCACCCTCCTCCGATTTAGCCTTATTGAGCGACTTCGGCACTGAAGCCGGCGCCTTGAACTGCAGAAGTGAGATCGGCAGCCTGCACTTTACCTTTCTCAACCTTCACAACAGCCGTGTTATCCGTTGAAGAAACGCTTACGACTTCAGAAACACCGGTGACTTTACTGAGTGCATCCTGCACCTTACTGGTACACGCGCCTCACGTCATCCCTGTAACGTTCAGTGTAACTTCTTCAACGGCGGCTTCCATCATGTCGCCATCCGTCTTCATGTCGTCGGATTCCATTTCAGTGCTTTCCATAGCAGCTGTAGTGGTTTCAGGCATCTCTGCTTCCTTGCTAATCAGACCACAGCCTACCATGAATACGAAAGCAATAAGACAAATAAGCGATAATCTTACGATATGCATGGTTAACCTCCTTGAATTACTTAAGTGTTATTCTAACACATATTAATTTTTTAGACAAGATTTTTTTCAAATTAATACAAATCTGTCCAAATTGCACACCAAATGCCCCAATATTTATCGTCGACGATAACCCATTTTTTGGGTTTTTCCTTTCGCCATTGGGTTACCTCCGGTGGACGTCTAAAAACGTAAAGACCTTCTGAATCCGTTGTAATTGCTTCTGAAACGCAGCAGCCCGCTCAAAGTGGAGAGTCTCCGATGCGCTATCCCGTTTTGCAACCAGACGTGTTTGCACTTTTTCATACTCCCCATCCAGCAAATCAACGATGTCTGTAATCATTTCTCCGTAGCGTTCGCGCGTAATGAGTGCCGCACAAGGGGCGTCGCACCGTTTCAGATCGTACTGAAAACAGGCACGAAATCCCAGTATCGGTGTAATTTCACCTTCGCATGTCCGAACCGGAAAGATCCGCTGTAAAACGTCAATCGCTTCATCTGTCCATCGCCGACTCGACAACGGACCGAAATATCGCGCACCATCCGGTTGGGTCTCGGACACTCTTTCAAGGCGCGGAAATGCCTCGCCGACATCTATCCGAATATACCAAGAGGCACGTCCGAATTTCATAGCCGTATTATAGGAGGGTTGATATTCTTGGATGAGTCGCGATTCTAAGAAGAGTGCTTCCTGCTCCGAACGACAAATCTGATATCGAACGTCTGTCGTCCATCGGATAAGCCGTTTAATTTTGTTTGGACGTTTTTTGACCTTATGGAGATAGGAACGGACACGCTTCCGTAGACATTTCGCCTTGCCGATATAGAGGATTTTCCCGGAAGCCCCGCGAAAAAAATAAACGCCGGGGTCCAAAGGGGCATCGGCTACCATTTCTTGCGTTAGCATCATTCAATTCACAGTGTAATACTTGCTGTTACACTCTACCATATTTTCCAAAATTATTCAAGCGGCAGGTGTATGTAGATCCTTGACACATTTTTCCCTTTCTGTTAAACTCGTGTATCAGGGGAAAAAAAATGAAACAAATATATTGGCTTGTTATCATTGGGATCTTGTGTGTAGGAGTAAATCCGCTTTCAGCAGAGTTGTTGGACGATGCAGTCGGTATCTGGCTTTTTGACGAAGGCAAAGGTGGTGTCGCAGCGGATACATCAGGCAACGGGAACGACGGCGCAATTACCGGTGCGAAGTGGGCAGAGGGTAAATTTGGTGACGCGTTAGAATTTGAACCACCGCAGGTTGTAACCGTTGAAGCCTCTGATAGTCTCAATTTCAAGAACCAGATGACGATCGCAACGTGGGTCTATATGAATAAAGGGGTCTCGGATACCGCTATCCGGAGGAACGGTTCCTATCTATTGGAAGTTCAGTCCGGAGGTGAAAGGGTACCAGGTGGTTATGTCTTCGGCATTTGGTCGGGCGGTGGGTTTACTGGGGGTGTTTGGGGAAAAACCGTCGTTGAACCCGAAAAATGGTATCACATTGTTGGGCTCTACGACGGCAGTGAAATGAAGCTTTATGTAAATGGCACGCTTGAATCTGCCGTTAAACAGGGCGGTGATGTAGACCAGGCAGGTGAACTGTTGTTCGGCACCTTTGGCGGTGAAAAGTTTATCGGCAGATTGGACGAGGTCGTCTTCTTTAACCGCGGTATCACGGAAGCTGAGATTACCGAGTTGATGAAGGGTGTGGAAGCCGTCCTGCCTGTCTCTCCAAACGGTCTGTTGACAACCACTTGGGGACGGCTCAAGGATCGCTGAAATCGTTGACAGACGTGCCTGCAAGTGTTATCGTATATGAAATGGCAAATTATAGGCGGGCATCTCGAACACATCCGTCCCTTACAACTGGAGAAAAATATTGCAATGACACGATGGCAACCAAACGCTGACCAAAAAACGCAATATGAGAACGAAGGCTACTTTATCCTTCGTAATGTTATCTCGGAAGACTTGGCAGCACAACTCCGCGGTGTCATTCGTAACGTTCTTATGCTACCCAACGCCGGCGAGTTCGCCGATTACGATCCGATGGATCCGATGGAGGACTCACCGCAAGGACGTATCGCACGCTTTCGGAAACTCGCTAACTTCTGTATCGAATCTCCGCTGATATGGCACAACATCCACGCCGGTTCGGCAGTGCTCAACATCGCACGCTATTTTCTCGGTGACGATATCATCATGAAGTATAATAGTTGCTTCCTCAAACCCGCGCGGACCGGTGCCGCAACGCCGTGGCACCAAGACAACGGACTCTGGCGCGACGGTGAAACGAAGCCTTTCAACTTCTGGATACCCCTTGAGCCCGCAACTCGGGAAAATGGATGCATGCAGTTTATCCCCGGTAGCCACAAAACCGAGATCGTCGAACACGTCTTGTATCCCGATAGCATACACGGTGAACTCCCACGCGAAACCGTTCAGGAGATGATCGAAAAGCGCGGTATACATCATATTGAATTGGATACCGGAGATGCCGTCATTTGGCACAGTAGTATGTGGCACTATAGTCCGCCGAACAAGAGCGAAAAGAGCCGTATTGCTGTCGCAGGGGTCTATACAAATCCAGAAATCGCCAAGGCGCGCAAACGCTCTTGGCATAATTACCGATGGGTGATGAAGAACGGTGGAGTCTGCACCCAATTCCCGCCGGAAATTGTCCCGGCGGAAAATGAACCCTTTGAACAACCGAAACCGTTCCCACCTGCTAAGGACGACTAACATAATGGCATCAAAGAAACCGAATATTGTCGGCTACCTATCCGATTTAGTGCCTTTCTCAGTGCTGTGTGCTGTCATTATTTTTTTATCCTTTGCTTGTGGCGATGCAGAACGAACGACCCACATTACAACAGCACCGGAAGATGCCGCTGAAAAACTCCCTATGGGTGAAGGATTAGATCTCGGAGCACTTGCCCCCGAATTCTCACTGCCAGATGGTGATGGCGAATTCCATAGTCTTTCGGAATATCGCGGACAGAAACTGGTTATTCTTTTCTACCGCACGGGGACATGAGGCGATTGTCGAACGCAACTCGGTGAGTTGCAGAAGGGTTATGAAGACATTCAAGCCGAAGGGGCCGAGCTCATCGCTATCAGTGCCGATCCGATAACGACTGTTAATTCAACGCAGCAGACGCTTCAAATCACCTATCTATTGCTTTCGGATGAAAAAACGAAGACAATAGAGGCTTATAATGTCGTTGACCCGACTGAAATCGAGGTAGCACGTCCAGCGGTCTATATTGTTAATCAAGATGGGAACATCGCGTGGAAATATCTTGATGCGAAGAGTGGTAAACGCATCGGGACTGAACCCATACTTGCACAACTAAAGAAATTTTAGGAGGCGTTTTTTGAAATGATTGATGTTTGCTATTTTGCTGATGAAGTCTCTAAAACCGATTTTGAGGAAGCCATTAAACTCGGTGTCGAAGCCGGTGCAAATACCGTCGAAATCCGAGGCGGTGTTTGGGGAAAACACGTGACCGAGATTGACGAGGACGATGTCAAACGTGTTCAGGATGTACTCAGCAATTATAATGTCCGTGTTGCGAGTGTCGGGTCGCCCTTCGGTAAATGCTCGATTGACGATCCACAGGAGTACGAACAGCATCGACAACACTTTGATCGGATGGTGACGTTGGCACACGCATTTGATACCCAAGTCATTCGAGGATTTACATTTTGGAATCCCAATCGTGGGACCAAAGGCGCGCCGCGCCCGGATATTAACGACTATATGGAACGTATCGTCGAGAAACTTTCGCGCGTTGTTCCGGTTGCAGAGAGCGCGGACGTTACGCTCTGTTTTGAGAACGAAAGTGCGTGTCTCGCCGGAACTTGCGAAGAGACGCGTGCCGTCATCAATGCCCTCGGAAATAGTCCCGCCCTCACCTCGTGCTGGGATGTCAACAACGGACTGCACTGCGGAGAGAATCCCTTGCCGGATGGGTACGCCCATATTAAAGGATTGGTGCGGCATCTCCATGTGAAACCGAACAGTGAGAAAAACCTTGATCCGATTGGCGACACAGGATTGCGCTATGAACAGGTGTTGGAGACGCTCATCGCTGACGGATTCACTGGTGCAGCAAGCATTGAACATTGGGGACAACCGGAAGATATGTTGAAGGGCGTGCGGCAACTGCGTGCCTTGGTTGATACTATGTAACTGTTTATCGCAAAGGGGAACACGATGCAATTGAAGCCGGATACGCCGCAGTTAACTTGGCAGGGAGCTGTCTCTCTACAAAAAACCGAAAATTGGGTGATGCCGTGGCGCACGCCGCACCCGATGCATGTCCTATTTCCAGAGCCGTTATTGGAACGCTCGGCAATGCCTGCAGGCGTTCGTGTCAGTTTTCGGAGCAATACGACGCGGGTTTCAGGCAATATCGTGCCACAGAATGAAAGCGGGATACTCGATCTCTGCTGTGATGGTGAAGTCGTCGCCTCGCTTGACTTGACCGAAAAAGATAACTTCGCTTTTGAGGGGTTGTCCGGTGAGGAAAAATTGATTGAATTGTGGCTGCCGCAATTCGGACAGTTTCAACTCCGCAACTTGGGGATAGATGATGGGGCAACGCTGCGTCCCTTTGCCGATGCTCGACCCCGATGGGTGACGTATGGGAGTTCTATCACGCAATGCCGGACAGCGGCATCGGCGACTCAGACATGGCCCGCGATTGTCGCACGTCAGCATGGACTAAATTTAACCTGTCTCGGTTACGGTGGACAGTGTCATCTTGATGCCATGGTGGCACGGATGATCCGAGATATGCCTGCCGATTATATCTCAATGTGTCTCGGTATTAACATCCAAGGCGCATCCAGTTTGGGACCGCGGACGTTTCGTCCCGCAATTATCGGGGCAGTCCAGATTGTCCGTGAAAAACATCCAGATATCCCACTCGTGCTGATGTCCCCTATCTATTCCCCGCCGAGGGAGGAGACGCCAAACACCGTAGGGTTTCATCTCAAGGGGATGCGTGAAGAAGTGCAAGCCGCTGCTGAGGCTCTGCAATCACAGGGCGATCGGAATATCTATTACGTTGATGGATTGCGTGTGTTTGGAGCAGATTACGAACATCTGCTCCCTGATGCCCTACATCCAGATGCCGAGGGCTACCGAGTTATGGGCAAGAATTTCAGAACTGAAGTTGCCGAGAAATTTTTCGTATAAATAAAGAAGGGCGGGAAATTGTTCCCGCCACATTCTCAAGGTGTTCATCGACAACGCAATTCACAGACTTTTGCGCTATTCCTATCTTTATTGTTAAAAAGGGATTGCCATCTATCGGGCTTTCAGATTCGCCCAAGTCGTCGCTAACTTACCTTTTGCAGAGACAGCCAACGCAGTCTCCCAGCCTTCCTCCGCAAGGAGTTGAATGTCCTCCTCTTCTAACGCCACGCCTTTTTTGGTAATAAAAACCTCATCCAATCCACCAATGAGATTTTCGCTGCCCCAGCCGCCGAACTTCAGAATAGCCGGATTATCCATGTTCGCCCCAACGTTCCGTTCTGTCTCCTTTTTGCCGTTCACATACAAAGAGATAACCCCTTTTTTGCGAACAGCCACGGTGTGATGCCAACCGTTTCCGACAATGTCGGTTTTACCATCGTCGATGTGGTTTCCGCCACCTTCAAAGATGAAGAAACCGGTATCTCTATCGATACTTGAACTCATCGCCCAGAATCCGGCACCACCGTTCCGCTTGATGACGACGTATGCATCTTTATTTTCCGAGTTCATCCAACATCCGACAGTAAAATCGTCATCTTCAAAGTTGAAGAGGTCGTTATGCTCAATAACGACATATTTCGGGCTACCATCAAATTCCAATGCTTTACCGAACTTCCCATTTATCCATTTAGGTCCGTCAAATTCCCCATCGTTTCCGTTCTCGGTGAAATCTTTAGTAACGGCTCCTTTACCTTCATCAAAGAGCCAGATACCCGCAAAGTCGTTGATGTTAATTTCGGCATAACCAAATGAGATAGCGATGAGACTGACACAGATGCTCCACAATATTGTGAATCCACAAAATTTCATGTTATCCTCCTATCTCCACAGCATTTCCTGTTGCTGCGGAAGCGTAAATTGCGTCAGTAATTTGCTGAACAACAAGGGCTTTTTCCAAACTCGTTGAGGGCTGCCGGTTCTCTCGGATAGCAGCAGCGAAATCAGACAAGGGTGTACTGTGTTCTGTTTCAGGTGTTTCATCTGTTTCTACGAGGGATGTAGACACCACACCCCCTTCTGTTGTCGTTCGATTGTGGATGACACTATCCGGTTTTTCATCCTGCATATTCAGTTTAAGGGAGCCTTCTGTGCCGATAATTTCCCAATCTGCGTGCGAATGCATCGTCATAAATTCACCACGCTCCACGCTCAGCACGATGTCGTCTTCACAACGGATAATTGCGGTATAGTGCGTTTCAGCATCGGAACCGGGAGCGATATGCGATGTGAACACCTGCGGCACCGTCCATGTTTGCGCAAATACAGTTTGGGGTTTGAGCTGCCACCCTGTAAGACCGAGTAGGTAATCGAGATCGTAGCATCCCCAGTTAACAAGGATACCGCCACCGTTGAGTGCCTTAATCAACCGCCAGGCAGGACGGGGTGTGTCAGGCTTTTTTCCTGCTCCGATAATAGCGCGACAGTAGACGGTCCGAAGTTCTCCCAGGCCGCCGCTTGTGATAAGTTGCGTCGCAAGCCGAGCGGATGCAGTGAAACGCTTTCGTGAGGAACAGCACCCTGAGATTAAGTCACCCCGTGCAGCGATGAGTTGTTCAACCTCAGCGGCGTTCATCGCGATCGGTTTCTCAATCAGGACGTGCTTCCCTCTTTCATAAGCGCGCAGGGCTACGGCGGTCCGATATTGCGTCGGAAATGCAAGAACAACCGCTTCAATTTCATCGTCGTCGAGCAAGTCAACGTCATTGCTATACATTTTGGGTGGGTTAAAACGTTCAACTGCATGTGTTCTGTTGGTTTCGATGAGGTCCGCTGCAGCAACTAACTCGATATGGGGTGCCTCTGATGCGATACTGAGGTGTCTGCTTCCGATCACACCGCACCCAATTACACCTACTTTTACGGGTTTCATAATTTTGGTGGCAAATTTTCGGCTTGCAAACTACGCCGAAAGGTTCCTTTCTGAAGGTAAAGTCTAAACGACAGGAGCGACTCCTGATCGCTGTTCACGGTTGGAATTAAGCTCGAACTTATTCGTTTATTATGGCATAGAAGCGAATTGATGTCAAGGCCTTCATTCTACCAGAGCCATTCAATTCTCCTGTAGAAGCGAACTCCGATTCCTGAACGCTCTTCTGTAGGAGCGAGCTGTGCTCGCGATGTTCTCCAAAAATCAACCCAAATTCCGAAAACTGAATGACTCTGAATCCCCGATACTTTTCAATTGACATGAATTACTGTGTCGTGATATTATAATAGACATAGAATAAAGCGTGTAGGCTTTAGTTCACGGCTCTTGAATAGTATAATACCATTTCTGATTGAAAATGCTTCAATAAACGAACTCTTTGTAGCATAGGCTGTTAGCCTGTGCAGTCTGGTGGGGTCTTTGAAGCGATCTGTCAATGCAATATAATCTTTTAGAAATGGTATAAGGTATTACCTAAAACGAAGGGCGTTGTTTACAAGCCCATCTTGAGAAGTAAGGAGGTTGGCGTTCACTCCACACCGAAAGGGCGTGGGTTCCGACGCTATGAAATCTGATGAAATCGAGAAAGCAAATATTTTCTATGTTGGTAGTCCTGCTCTTGCTTTGCACCCTGCAGTTCGCATTTGCGCAACGATCATGGGTGAAAGTAAGCGAATCCGAGTGGCAGGCGGGATTTTCGGATGTCTTTTTTGTAGACGCACAGCATGGCTGGATCGTTGGTAGCAATTCAACAATTCTCCATACTACCGATGGGGGTATGACGTGGAACAGACAACCCAGTCAACCCCTGCCATTTGACATCATGCTGAAGAAAGTCCGATTTATCGACCCACAAACCGGTTGGGTTGTTGGAGACAATGGCACAGTCTTGAAAACCACGGATGGTGGCACAACGTGGATGAAAAAGAATACAGGCACCCGCACCGCGCTCTTGGCGGTCTCCTTCGCTGATGCCAAACATGGATGGGCAAGTGGAGATGGGGGACTCATCATTAGTACGAAAAATGGGGGCACAACGTGGGCGAAGCAGGAAATCGGCACGAATAATACCATCGAGGGTATCGACTTTGTAAGCACGACAGTCGGTTGGGCAGCCGGCGGCGGTGGTACTCTTCTCCACACCAAAGATGGGGGGCAGACTTGGGAATTCCAGACCAGTGCCACAGTCAACACGCTCGATGCTATTTCCATGTTGAGTGACAAAGCAGGTTGGGCAGTCGGTGCCGGAGGTGCTGTCGTCGCAACAGTTGACGGTGCCGAGTGGGTCGTGCAAGAGAGTAAAGTCCCGCATTCTAACGGGATGCCTGAACCCGTTTGGGATGTCCATTTCGCTGATAAAAACGTCGGTATTGCTGCCGCCGAATTCGGCGTAATTCTTCGGACAACGGATGGTGGTATCACCTGGGAACCGCTTGAGCCGCGACCCGTTGCTGCTCGCCTTGAAGGTATCCACATGCTGAGTCCAACCGAAGCATGGATAGTGGGCAAAGATGCGACGATCCTGCATACAACCGATGGTGGAGACACTTGGGATGTCGTTTCCAGCACGAGCGAACTGCGTGCAGCCTATTTCCACGACGATAAACTCGGTTGGGCGGTCGGCTTGTCGGGGAGCGTTTTGCACACCAACGATGGTGGCGAAACATGGAAACCTCAAAGTAGTGGGGATGTCTTTGAACTCTTCGGAGTCGGATTTGTGGATGAGAACAAGGGGTATATCGTCGGTAGCAACGCCGCTTTAGTTGAAACACTTGATGGCGGGAAAACGTGGCATGGCGTTAGTGATCCAGGCGATGAAGGCCACGGCACTGCTCAGCGTATCCAGTTTGAAGGCATAATGAGTTGGCGGAGTGCTATGGGATCTTACGGGCTGAGTTTTGGTGCCTCAACACACGCGTGGGCAGTCGGGGAAACCGGAAGGGTTATGCACACTCCCGATGCCGGGCAAACATGGATCGGTCAAGATATGGACCCCATGATGACAGGCGCAGGCTTTAACAACCTCTATGGCGTCCACTTCATAAATGAAAGTATCGGTTGGATCGTCGGGGATGCCGGAACCATCGCAAAGACGATGGATGGTGGACTCACTTGGGCATCTATCTTGCAAGGACCGAAATTGAACGATGTCTATGCCGTCAACGAACAAACCGCTTGGATCGCCGGCGAACAAGGGGCAATCATGGCAACCACGGACGGTGGCGCAACATGGGTCGATCAGACAGTCCCAACGGATGCTAACTTGAATGCGATTCTATTCCGGGATGCCAATGAGGGATGGGCAGCCGGGGACGGTGGAACAATTCTTCACACAACTGACGGCGGTGTCACTTGGTTGATGCAGGAATCACCGACGGCAAGCCATCTGTGGGATCTCGTCCAAACACCAAGTGGTCAGGTCTGGGCAGTTGGCGATTCGACAACGATTGTCCGTTATTAAAGGCTGTTTGTGTAACATGTGGGTGGGTTCCCGTTGCCCACCCACTTTTATTAATCGTAGGGGCTGGGTTACCCAGCCCTACAGAGATGTGTTTTCGTAAATGTTCGTTGGAGGATGCAACCGCGATGAATACATTACGGTTCTGCCACTTCGTGTGTGTTGGAACCTTTCTCTTCCTTCTAATAAATCTCTCCGTTGTAGCGCAAGAACCACAGGTTTTGACATTAGAAAAAAGTATTGAGCTTGCCAAACAGAGCAATCTGACCCTTCAGACTGCTGAGCAAAATCTTAAGGCTGCCGAAGCAGAAGTTCGCGCCGCACGCGCAGGACTCTTGCCAAGAATCACAGTTAGTGGGAATTACACCTATTTTAAAGATATACAAAAATCCGTAATTCAAGCCGAGGGTGGGTTTGGATTCCCGATGCCGGGTAGGGAAATGGACGGTCCAGAACCTCCCAGTGCCGACAGCGAATCCGACTTGATTGAGTTGGAGTTCGGTGCCCATCACAACGCTCAAGGCACTGTCAGTTTGACGCAACCCATCTTCGCATGGGGACGCTATTATTACGGGTATCAAGCCGCAAAGCTCAACTATCAGGCAGTCCAACGCGACGTTGATGCCGCTTCTAATCAACTCCGCTTAGATGTCTCTGAGGCATTCTATGGCGCATTGGTCGCCCAGGAGTTTGTAAGGGTCGCCCAACAAAGTGTTTCTCTGGTTGAA is part of the Candidatus Poribacteria bacterium genome and encodes:
- a CDS encoding GDSL family lipase, producing the protein MQLKPDTPQLTWQGAVSLQKTENWVMPWRTPHPMHVLFPEPLLERSAMPAGVRVSFRSNTTRVSGNIVPQNESGILDLCCDGEVVASLDLTEKDNFAFEGLSGEEKLIELWLPQFGQFQLRNLGIDDGATLRPFADARPRWVTYGSSITQCRTAASATQTWPAIVARQHGLNLTCLGYGGQCHLDAMVARMIRDMPADYISMCLGINIQGASSLGPRTFRPAIIGAVQIVREKHPDIPLVLMSPIYSPPREETPNTVGFHLKGMREEVQAAAEALQSQGDRNIYYVDGLRVFGADYEHLLPDALHPDAEGYRVMGKNFRTEVAEKFFV
- a CDS encoding LamG domain-containing protein, producing MKFCGFTILWSICVSLIAISFGYAEININDFAGIWLFDEGKGAVTKDFTENGNDGEFDGPKWINGKFGKALEFDGSPKYVVIEHNDLFNFEDDDFTVGCWMNSENKDAYVVIKRNGGAGFWAMSSSIDRDTGFFIFEGGGNHIDDGKTDIVGNGWHHTVAVRKKGVISLYVNGKKETERNVGANMDNPAILKFGGWGSENLIGGLDEVFITKKGVALEEEDIQLLAEEGWETALAVSAKGKLATTWANLKAR
- a CDS encoding Gfo/Idh/MocA family oxidoreductase, giving the protein MKPVKVGVIGCGVIGSRHLSIASEAPHIELVAAADLIETNRTHAVERFNPPKMYSNDVDLLDDDEIEAVVLAFPTQYRTAVALRAYERGKHVLIEKPIAMNAAEVEQLIAARGDLISGCCSSRKRFTASARLATQLITSGGLGELRTVYCRAIIGAGKKPDTPRPAWRLIKALNGGGILVNWGCYDLDYLLGLTGWQLKPQTVFAQTWTVPQVFTSHIAPGSDAETHYTAIIRCEDDIVLSVERGEFMTMHSHADWEIIGTEGSLKLNMQDEKPDSVIHNRTTTEGGVVSTSLVETDETPETEHSTPLSDFAAAIRENRQPSTSLEKALVVQQITDAIYASAATGNAVEIGG